From a region of the Salvelinus alpinus chromosome 2, SLU_Salpinus.1, whole genome shotgun sequence genome:
- the LOC139546912 gene encoding zinc finger protein ZFP2-like: protein MSRKRDKLLDGLEQSLYTLTKDNLCYLCVRCGIGSKDTFKGKENSERTLRRQIMEEIWENEDSKSWLLQLKEDIRGIQEDARHVTMSSSASSSVSSSPSQSDGDGDAADCHEAGKPRQLEVTRRTHTGENPYSCNQCGKTFTQSGSLATHLRTHTGEKPHSCDVCGKTFNVAFNLNRHQRTHTGEKPYSCEKCGKSFSQLGLLASHRRSHTGEKPYVCDQCGQSFVNPGSLAKHKRKLHAGEKPYSCADCGKSFFESHTLANHRRTHTGEKPYSCDLCGKSFALSGTLIKHKLTHTGEKPYCCDQCGKSFRESGRLKVHQRMHTGEKPYGCDQCGKKFGHSQHLKEHLRTHTGEKPFSCDQCERKFTQPQHLKSHMRTHTGEKPFVCDQCEKRFAHSQQLKAHMRIHTGEKPHICDQCEKKFAHSQHLKDHMRTHTGEKPYICGECGKSFARTGTLKVHQKSHAAGEVCTDLPPQQQFQNPQINLNSPK, encoded by the coding sequence ATGAGTCGAAAGAGGGACAAGCTGTTGGATGGACTGGAACAGAGTTTATACACTCTAACCAAGGACAACTTATGTTACCTGTGCGTTCGTTGTGGAATAGGCTCCAAGGATACGTTCAAAGGTAAAGAAAACAGTGAACGCACGCTGCGGCGTCAAATCATGGAGGAAATCTGGGAAAATGAGGATTCAAAGTCTTGGTTACTCCAACTGAAAGAGGACATCCGAGGTATACAGGAGGATGCTAGACATGTAACCATGAGCTCCAGTGCATCGAGCAGCGTGTCCTCGAGTCCCAGCCAGTCTGATGGTGATGGGGACGCTGCAGACTGCCATGAAGCTGGGAAACCTCGACAGTTGGAAGTGACTCggcgaacacacactggagagaatcCTTACAGCTGTAATCAGTGTGGGAAGACATTCACTCAGTCAGGAAGCCTGGCAACTcatctgagaacacacactggagagaaacctcatagctgtgatGTATGTGGGAAGACTTTTAACGTAGCCTTCAATCTGAACCGACACCagcgaacacacactggagagaaaccctacagctgtgagaagtgtgggaagagcttttcTCAGTTAGGACTACTGGCCAGCCACCGTCGTtcgcacacaggagagaaaccgtatgtCTGTGATCAGTGTGGGCAGAGCTTTGTCAATCCGGGATCCTTGGCAAAGCACAAGCGAAAACTACAtgcaggagagaagccttatagctgtgcgGATTGTGGGAAGAGTTTCTTTGAATCACATACCCTGGCTAACCATCggcggacacacacaggagagaagccttatagctgtgatctatGTGGGAAAAGTTTCGCTCTGTCAGGAACCCTGATTAAACATAAGCTGACtcatacaggagagaaaccgtactgTTGTGaccagtgtgggaagagcttccgTGAATCAGGAAGGTTGAAAGTTCACCAGAGAatgcacactggagagaaaccttacggctgtgatcaatgtgggaagaaatTTGGTCATTCGCAACACCTGAAAGAACACCTGCGAacgcacacaggagagaagccatttagctgtgatcagtgtgagaGGAAATTCACTCAACCACAACACCTGAAATCACAcatgagaacacacactggagagaagccgtTTGTCTGTGATCAGTGTGAGAAGAGATTCGCTCATTCACAACAACTCAAAGCACACATGCgaatacacactggagagaaacctcataTCTGCGATCAGTGTGAGAAGAAATTTGCTCATTCACAACACCTGAAGGATCACAtgcgaacacacacaggagagaagccatacATCTGTGGAGAGTGTGGAAAGAGCTTTGCTAGAACAGGAACATTGAAAGTGCACCAGAAATCACACGCAGCAGGTGAAGTGTGTACAGATCTGCCTCCCCAGCAGCAGTTCCAGAACCCTCAAATAAATCTGAACAGCCCAAAGTAA